A region of the Melanotaenia boesemani isolate fMelBoe1 chromosome 6, fMelBoe1.pri, whole genome shotgun sequence genome:
TTTGGATTATAAATAATTTCTGGTGGGATTGGTCTGAAACAGTAACACACCATCACTGCCTTTCAGTCCAGACTTCCCTGATTCCAATCAAAGCCAACAATGACCTCAGATCCCCCTGCAACATATAGCTTGATGTTTCAATTCACATGGATTTATAGAGGTACATGCTATTAGGTTAATACTGTATTAAGTAGATCTCTATTTCAAATATCAGTAGGCCCGTAATGCTGTGCAGCCTCTCTCCTCTGTCATTCTGTCTCATCTAAATCCAAGCCATCTGTTACTATCGCTGCTCAAATCTGTGGCATGGTGCCTACATATACGTTAGTCCAGTTATATACTATTACTGacacacacggacacacacTTCGCAGTAAAGCCAAAGGAGATGAGTGTGAACAGGTGCAGCTCATTCCAGCCTGCTGCCATGTCCTTTGAAAGTAATTGCGTGCTGAATGCTGACACACTCTCGAGTGTTTGTGACAAGATGTAGAAGCTATGTATGGGCAGACTCTAAAGCACTTATTGCTCCATACACACACTCATAGATACACACATATTTGCTGCATAAAGGCAGTTTGAGTCACTGAATTTTCACAGTTTTCCGAAGTCAGCGGAGTCTGTTCTGACATATCGCTAAGTTGACTCACTTAACCATCCATCATTTTCAGACTgtctatcagtgtgtgtttcacaggcacacactcactcctgcACTTTTTAAGACATAATGTTTCCACTTAGCAAGCACAGCAGTAAGACTTTACAGCAACAAGGAGGAGAAACATCCGTTGAGGAccctgatggaaaaaaaagagggcaGTGGTAACAGTCCTGGAGGGGGCAGGGGTCTTTGGCTGTCACATCTATGAAATCATGAGTGACACAAAAGGGCAGGGGGGGTCGCCGTCCCCCAAGCAAAGAAAAATGGGTTATGCAACTTATTATTCATTTCTCTTCTGccttatttccattttcttttgtttccggAGCTTGAGAGGACCCAGCACGCACCTGGCACTTCCATGCCAATAAATTCCTGTCTGACCTTCTGCAACTTAAACGTATCTGCAGATGCACTGAGACAGGCaaaacttacacacacaaagagcagGGCGAGCATAGGGGAAGGAGGTCATtattcgggggggggggggggggggggggggggggttccaAGCTGCAGGTGGAACACTAAAGGTTCTGTTGTCTGTGGCCTTCCATGCAATAGTTTCACACATTGTCTAAGTCACATTAATTCATAAATAATAGAGTGCTATTGCAAAAGCATCCTTTACTTGCGGGCTCATTATGAGCACATGATGAAAGCCGCCATACTCCAAACTCTCCATCATGCTATAACTATTAATGTGCATGAGAAGTCACAGGTTTAACCTGAGCATTTTTCAAACAAAAGTTTAGCTCTTACCTTCCTCAGCTGAATTAGGCTGGaaaaacagacagagagacagaaagacactCCACATCTCCAATACAGAATGACACtgacagacagagaggaagggagagagcatgaaaaagagagaaagagggagatggagtgtgagtgtgtgacagagcaagaggtGGGTGGGGGGGGAGAGGGGGAGGAGTCTGTTTGCTCCCTTTCTCTGAGAGCAAGACGGAGGAAGAGACGATGAGGGGggtggtggatggatgaatggataagGGAAGGAGAAACAATATTTACAGAGCAGCACATACAATGAGTGTGCTGCCATGCAGAGAGCTGAACAAAACAGTGTTGTCACAGAGACAGGACACGAAGACGTCTGAAAGTATGAGTAGAAGAGAGGTACATTTTTAAGACAAAGAGAGTGAAAGCAAGTCAGAGTGGCAGACAGTGAGATGAAAAGATTAACACAAGTTTTTCTGGTCTTTAAAACAACTGTCTAGACATGTCTAACAACATCCATTCCAGTGTGCTTCTCAAACACCGCCTTGCCGACTGTGGCATCCCTCACATGCTTGGTCACTGCGCTAACTTGCATTTTTCATGCTGTGGCATGTGAAACTGCCCAACTCCTCTCTTTCCTGTTTGTCTTCATTTGGCTCGTTTCTACCTTCATGGAAAATTAAGATAATTCATACACATTTTTGGATGTTTTATATCCTTCATGTGGTTTCCTTCTTTCTAAAAACCCCCTTcttccctctctgtctctcagcCACACTCCTTGCCTCTCAGGACAGCTCTCCAGACAGCATGTAGACatgcattaaaacacacatacatattacACACAGAGTTGAAAACCCTGTCTGGTCCATGCACGCCCCTTGCTGGTCAGCCTGCAGTACTGCAGGATGTTGATGAGTTTTCATGCTCCAGTTCACTGCGATCACTGAGAACGCTGCAGCCTCTTATGGAGGGATGTGGAGCGTTTGACATAGTTAGATGGCCCCATTCCCAGCCAGGGGCCCTTTCCCAAAGCCATGAGCTGCAAGAGGCTGAGGTACTGAAGTTAAAGACGGGCTGGAAATGCAGAATTACAACTTCTCTGTTGTTCAGCCAGAAGTTGTTTCCTCTTGAACCACGAGTCTGTGTTAAAATTGTGGAATTTTAAgaacaaaatgaataattagACTTCTCGTGCTTTTTccagctgcttttgtttttccatttccttcttattttatttgaatatagaaaaataaaataaacattttatgcaaattttttaaataaattaagtagaaaagaaataaaaaattttatgtAAGATGTATAAAATTTCAAAtgattgttttcctgttttcatttatatattgttttttctcAAGAttaatttgaatatattttggggatttttattaaactattaTTTCATATTATGATATCACATTCCTAATTTAGTCAATTATTATttcatatatctatatatccacatcttttgtgtttatttctgttaattatttagcacatattatgattattattatgattattattattattatttactaaaggattgtctttttcttttatatatattttaattcaatTAAGCATCAACATTCCAATCTTCACTATTTGTttgtgcataaaaacaaacaaagatagGAAAGGCAAAATTTGTTTTCACCTCTCAAACATTCATGATAATATGTAAAATAACTAGTGGTTAGCTTCACTGTTTTTAACACTgctaaaaaaaagagttttgttGGACATAAATCTGTTATAATTCCACAGAGTGGCAAGATGCATTGAAAtgttcatgataaaaaaaactttttcatcaTGTGGGATTATAGTTTGAGTTCTGCCAAGAGTCTCTTTAAATATGTAAGCTTTCACTTCAACTTTCAGTTAAAGTCAATGCTCATCTGACTGACcttctcttctgtttatttacacaaaaagcCTTTAAAAGAGCATAATGTATCACACAAATATGAATATTGTGGAAAACATCATTGCAATCACCAAAGCAACAATGCAGAGtgcaaaaaaaatctgagtaaaTATGAGGGCCAAATAACCAACCATACACCTACaatatatttacatgtaaagacagccacacacaataaataaaaaaaaagataaaatcattaGAAAGTAGTCAAACTGCCAAAGTGCAAACTGCTAAGCTGAAAAAGTGCTTCTTTAACAAGAGTGTGTTAACATTCAGAAGATGCAACAGTACAAACACTAACAAAACCATTAACAGTTAATTAAATTGTGCTACAACAGCCAATCGTGATGCATTAACTTGAGATTCTACAATATATACAGATCATTTCAATtagaaacaaatacatttaattacatttactgTGTTAAccactgaaataaatacaattcaTTTAGTGTTTTCACGttgccataaaaaaaacacatttctttacacATGAAAACACTGTTTTACAGATTGTTAGACACTGTCTGATTTGATTCCTTTCAAAGAATTTCAAGTACATGATGgacaaatgtattttattgaCAACTAGAAACTTTTACACACCTAGCCCACCttaaggtttttttctttttgtaatctAACTGTTCCTACATGCTGTTAACAGCTGTATCATTCGGGTTTTTCTTGCAGTGAAATTCTGAAACCAAAGCAGTAAAGCTTAagcttgtgttttttaataaaaggggAAAGCCTTTAAAGAGGCTTTGTTCAGACTTGGCAGTGCCAGACAACATCTCTCTCATCCTCCCATAGACAGTGTATTTAATGCTGGCGCTTTGACGTCAACGCCACTGAAtccaatcaaacacacacatgttctgTTGACAGATGTTGTGTAGCAAGATGAGAGGAAGTCTTTTTCATGTGctcaaaaatatttattctctGTCTACAATCAGTATTTTTTATGTACCAGAAGGGTAAAGACCATTCTGCAGCACCTCCCTTCGGTGGGGATGCCTCCATCCAtgtttttctaccttgttaagaCAACATGGTTCACTCCCCCTGGCTTGGAGACATGTTACACAGGCACACAAGATAGTACGTCAGTCTCTTTTTGGGTCAAACAACTCTGTCCAAAACCAGCTTTTCAAGTTTGACCTCAATACATAAAACCCCTTAAAGCCTGTAACCTTTTAACACTGAGGGCAGCTGAAAACTTTATTATATGTTGATCCTCTTATGTGGCACAATGCATGGAGCCAGCACAAAAATGAGAACCTCCTTAAACATTAAGTAGTGGCAGTACAGTAAGGTTCTGCCAGGATTATCACGAATTCTGTCAATTATTAAAGCAATTCTGCCTCGGGAAAGTTTTCAAAGaacaatttcatttttaaaaagacacacTAAAATTTTCATGTAAACAaactaaagcatttttttctgcatcagtaAACACTGTTGACCTCTTCCAAACATGTCCTGCTATTCTCCAGTGTTTGTGAGTTATGGTGTGTTATTCTTACAGTGAAACAGATATGTCTGTCTTCCCTCTGTTCTGTATGGATATTCATTCTTTGTGTGGAGGAAAATCCACCATGGGAACATTTTCTTTGGGTGACATGGGTACAGGTTCTTTGTTCTCTGACAGTCCGACGACCACTGCCTCAGGCACTGGGGAGTGAGCTGGTCTGGCAGCGAATCCCTGTGCAATATCATCAAAAGTCCGCCCTTTTGTCTCTGGGACTCGTAGGTAGgtaaagatgaagaaaaggatCAGGAGAACCATAAATATGAGGAAGACGTAAGGGCCACAAAGTTCCTGAGAGAATAAGAAAAAACTGTGAGACAAACTGCAGGTCTTATCATAAAGCTTCATGTAATGATTTTGTGTAGGCTTCAGAGTTACCTCTAGTTTAGGGAATCCCAGCCCCACCAGGAAGTTGGCAGTCCAGTTAGAACAACCAGAAACGGCCATGGCTGCAGGTCGAGGGCCCTGGGAGAAGAGCTCAGCCACAATGAACCAGGGAATGGGACCTGGACCCATCTCAAAACTGGCAACAAAGCTGAACACAGCCACAATAGCCAGATAATTTAGAGACTGGTTGGTCCTCTGCtcagagaaagaggaagaagagataTGGGTGAGGATAAAGTTTTAGTAACATTAAGTTCACTAACAAAAAAATGCCCACTCACCACtaaagacagagagacagtcaTGACCAAGGCACTGATGGCCATTCCAGCCAGTCCAATCAAGTGCAATGTCCTTCGTCCTGCTCGCTCAACCAGGAACAGCTGGTGTCCACAGAGTAAAACTAATCAATAAACAATCAATTCACAACATCTAGCTAGATTTAGCTTTCTGTATAAGCACTTACAGAGACGATGGTAAACACAGTGTTGACCACACCAGCACCTATGGTGGCATAGATGGGCTGACTTACTTCGGCAGTTTTAAAAATGCCAGTAGAGTAGTAGAAGACCTGGCAGGGGACACAAACAAAGTGTTGTTATTGTTGGTTACTGCTGATATCTGTTCATGAAAAGGTCATctatgaaaacaataaaaatgtgagaTTTCTCGGTTGTTTATTGTTAGTTTGCACATCTAGAAACATGTCAAATCACAGTGATACTTGAGTTTATAATTACATAGCTGAGTGTTATTCTTAGTCAAAAGAATGACATCAGGAGTGAGAGGGTGTTATTATATTCAAATAATACAGACCTATCAAAGAGACCTATCAAAGTTTAAATGCaacaatataaatgaaaataaagatagaaatatattttttatggaCAAATTACACTCAAATAGAAGTATTTTGTCTGGACCAAGGACAACACTGCATTTCATCACAGAAATCATTTACCATCTGTAAaatatggtggtggtagtatcATGGTTTGGACTTGTTTTACTGCATCGGAGTCaggataaaaataatgaaaggaTTAAATACTTAAGCCACTTGCAGGTATGTAAATCTGGATTATTCACTATATTctcttatttatgttttttagcaacattttctttaaactgagtgaaaatataataatgtttttggccacattaatgtaaaaacacagaaacttcTTAAGGGTTCCCTACATTAAAGGACTGACGTAAGTCCAGGGCACCATctctatttttaatttgaattttttttttagttttgttctaCACTTGTTCCTAAGGGAAACATCTGGTTCGTTAAAGGCTTAATACGTCATTATGTTCACTTGCACAGTCACACAGTGGATTAATTTGACCCTTTTCTTCATTTGCTACTGAAAACAAGGTTTATTAACAGTGAGATGAAGATTATtgtctttaaattaaatgtttaatggaAAACATGCAGCTTTGATTTCACATGACAAGTTTactgaatttgaaaatgttGAACTGTGTTAGCTGTTTGCTGGTAAGTGACACAGGTCATAGTTAATGTGCTTATTAGAGTACAATCAATGTTGTAGCCTAAGGCTGCAGACTCCAGCTGTTATGCTTTGATTACATGGTCTGACAAAACAACTGCTAATGAATTTAGTTAACCTGGTTACATGACCTTATTagcaaaatatttatcaaacaCTCACCGCTTGATTTGGGCTTTGCACTCAATCTAACAGTGCCTTGAGCAAAGAAGCTTCTCTTGTCATGTACTTGTCAGAAATACTTATATCAGGTAAGTGAAGGCTCCTCTTTAAGTTTAAAGATTGCTCGCTCTATTTATGTAGATTGATATTTTAAGATGTTTACTCACAGCGTTGATGCCAGACAGTTGCTGAGAGAGCTGCAGGATGATAGCGATAACGATTGGCTGGCGATAGTTTGGAGAGCGGAAGAGTTCAAGGACGGTCACTTTCTTCTCCACGGCCATCTTCatcccttcctccttcatctcctgaATATCATTGTCCACATTTTCTGTGCCACGCAAGCGCACAAGTGCTGCAAGAGGAAGGAGAAAAGTTAAGGGAGTGGATGTATACAGATAATGTTAGCACATATTCATGTAAATATAAAGTGGAGAGGTCCTGAAAAGGTCTTGGAACATCGTGTAACATTATACCATTTTAATAAGTCAAAGGCCATAAGTAAACATACAAAGTAATTCTAaattcagtttctttaaaatcTGATTTGCAATCTTGAGTGGGTAATGTGCAAAATGATGTACAACAAACCTTTTCTGGCCTCATCCTCCTTGTTGAGGACAATGAGGAGGTAGCGGGGGCTTTCAGGGCAGAAGGGCAGCATGATGCCTTGCACTATAGCAGGCAGGGCAGTCAGGGCGAGGAGCACAGGCCACAGATGATCTGAACCCAGCAGAGACTCCAGACCAAAGATCTGAACACAAGACACACAAGGAATGAGGTAAATGATGCAGACTTCTTTGgatcatttaatattttgagAAAAACACAATCAGGTGTAGGTGAGTTGTTCTTTGtgttaggagagcctgggatctaagaatttcactggcaatgattattgatgtaattgttgtgcaatgacaataaaaaatgaattaattcataATTTAGACATACCTCAGGTTGTTTCTCTTCTAATGAAAGACAACCTTCTGTCATATGACCTTTATACATATATCAATGGAGAGATCTGaataaattgttattttttttttacttattttacaaattatctgaaaaaaagtttgtgttttaatagttttgagAAAAAGCATCGTAAAATTGTGCTTACTTAGAAGCGTCTTTTCAATAGActtaaaagaatgaaagaaaacaagaatcTAAAGCAATCCTGATCAAGATAAATGAGCAGATAATGATTGATGCATAAAGTACAATTATGAGTATAATTAGATTTCTGTTATAatgttattataataatattataacaGAAATCCATTATAACATACCTGTGCCACCAGGATGCCAATAACAACACCCAGCTGATGCAATGTGCCAAAGGCTCCTCGGAGATTAGTGGGGGAGATCTCACCCAAATACATGGGTGTCAGACCTGTGCACAGACCGCAGAACACACCGATGATCAACCGGCCAATGATGACCATCTCAAAAGATTGACTCAAAGATGACAGTCCCATCAAAGCACCCCCCAGCAGAGCCAAGATGTTAGAAATCATCATGGACTTTCGCCTGGTGATGAGAGACAAGAACACAAGTACCAGGTTAACGAGAGGAAAATCTTGCTGTACTACACATTCCCCACATTCCACTGTGATAACTGGGAGTCAGATGTCATATTTGTCctaatgtaaaaacagaatgaaagatATTTGacatagaaattattttaatcctcTAATCTGAGGGTAATGATAATTTTATTAGCATCACTAGTCACATTTTACTCTTAGTGGTCCACTGCAGTGATTGGTCCTGTTATTTTCACCTGCCAAACATGTTGACCATGGTCCCGACAGAGAAGGAACCAATCATGCCTCCCACACTAAAGATGGCCACAGCAAAGCTCCACAGCAAAGTGTTTGTTCCTGGGGTAAAAGGCTCTCCGTACCGGTCCATGGACACATTCTGGAAAAAGTTCCGTAGTTTCtgggaaattaaaaaataaaagagtgtGAAGGGATGTAGTTTGAAGTGGTTGCTTTGAAGAAGTATTTCCATctataaaaagatttaaacacTTCCACATGAGGGCACAGTATAGCTTTTAGAATTACCATAATATACAGAAAAAAGACACATTAAGAAGCTAATTTAGGTCACAATGGCTACAAAGTCTTGGATTCTATGTCATTTTAGCTATCAATGCAACATTATTATCAGAAAATTAATTATATGTTTACATCCCTCATTAGTTCAGCTCCGTCACACACACCTGCTCAGGTGCATTGATGACCCCAGTATTGTAGCCAAACTGCAGTGAGCCAATGGCTGCTGTTGAAACACAGAAGAGGAGGTAAAGGGTCACCTTCTTCTTGGGCtgttaacaaaaaaagacagaaagttaTAACAGATTACTACAAGAAGCAGATGGAGCTCCTGTACAATCACCCCTCAGTTTAAATGGTGGAGGTAGCCTGTTCCTGGCTACACAAAGCTCTGGTTGTTTACAGTGACAATTACACACAATGAGCCTTTCAACAAATGCTCTCACTCTCTGTTTTCAGATTGCTGGAACAGCAGCTGCAGGCACGCAGTGCTGCTCTGAAAGCAGGTGTTACAACACTGCACAAGCTCCACGATTCGTAGCTCTGAGGTATTTCTTAGATAAGTAGCTAAAGACACcctgaaaaaataaatcctaTTATGAATGTTTTCTCCACCTGATTTAAGAATTAAAGTGGGCTTAGCTCATAATTATAAAACACCTGACAATAACTGGTTACACAGGGGGGCCTCTGTGGCTCAGTTTGAATTGTCCAGCAAAGCAGAACTAAACACTAATTTTAATGAAGTTGTGGCTCTAAACATGGTATGAGGAGGCAGTGAGCTAACAACTGGAAATCCCAAATACAAGTTTCATTTTGACTTAACAGCTAACTGAATAACCACACGTCACAAGTCAGATCTTTAAGAACTAATATGGAATATGTTGAGTTTAGTGTTGATACAAAACAGGCTCATTAATGAAAGGAAATAGATTTTAATCATGCAGCTTATTCCATGTGTTATCCACTGCTGCTGATTCAACACTAAATTGACTAATCAGCATAACTCCAGAGATCAAGAAACAAACCTATCAGGCCAAGTACAGAGAGCTCTGTCCTGATTCAAAGTATATGATATCACTATCTGCACTGATAAAGTAAATCAGCCTTTAAATATCATCACAGTCTTTGAAGCATTTTGCTCCTAATAAGAGTAAGAAAGTGCCTCAATATGCAGCACAGACTCCTCAGAAACAAACTgcctgttcttttttctttttctgttccgTTCTTGTGGTCAGCACCTCTTTTCGACACCATCTAGAACCAGATGGTCCGATCTGACAACAAAACTAAAGGTACAGTAATAGGCTTTTGGCACTTGATGTATGTGGCTATAAATATGAGTTGCCTAATAATTTATCTTAAAGCACCATGTGGCTTTGACGGAAACAGCGCACAGGAGGAAGTCATGAGTTGCTCAAAATAATGACACAGGATTGATAACGAAAAATACTTGAGCAGTTGTAGCTGATAATCAAGCTACACTGTGTTTCTCAGAGGGTTATCACAGTTATAAAGAATTGAATCTGATGATTTTACAGTGATGTGAGCTCTATCTGACAATATATtgaatgttttttctctgtgtggcACACATTCAATGCTGCACGTACGATAAAGTGTTGGTTAAAGGGGATGTGCAATTACTGGCGTGACAGATGCTAGGTATGAATGACAGAGAAagtaacaaaagaaagaaataaaagaacaagaGATCTTATATTTGAGAATAGTggtcacattaaaaaaatgtagtaaTGCATCTTAGAAGATACTAGCTTTGCAAAGTGGCTGCATGTGAGTGTGGGtatatataaaatagaaatactgATTACATCTGCAGGCCCATGCACCTTTAAATCTCCTTCTGTCCAGGCCAACACCTCTAAAGGTGAGGCCAGCTGAGTAAGAGATGATATTTACACCCAGGACCATGTGATGTGATCATACTATATTGGTTTTAGAGGTTGAATCAACATGTTGTGAGGCATATGGTTGCACAGACATGCAGTCATTGTGTCGCATTAATCTTTTTATGGATGTGCCAT
Encoded here:
- the slc2a3b gene encoding solute carrier family 2, facilitated glucose transporter member 3 — protein: MQPLEDDKPKKKVTLYLLFCVSTAAIGSLQFGYNTGVINAPEQKLRNFFQNVSMDRYGEPFTPGTNTLLWSFAVAIFSVGGMIGSFSVGTMVNMFGRRKSMMISNILALLGGALMGLSSLSQSFEMVIIGRLIIGVFCGLCTGLTPMYLGEISPTNLRGAFGTLHQLGVVIGILVAQIFGLESLLGSDHLWPVLLALTALPAIVQGIMLPFCPESPRYLLIVLNKEDEARKALVRLRGTENVDNDIQEMKEEGMKMAVEKKVTVLELFRSPNYRQPIVIAIILQLSQQLSGINAVFYYSTGIFKTAEVSQPIYATIGAGVVNTVFTIVSLFLVERAGRRTLHLIGLAGMAISALVMTVSLSLVRTNQSLNYLAIVAVFSFVASFEMGPGPIPWFIVAELFSQGPRPAAMAVSGCSNWTANFLVGLGFPKLEELCGPYVFLIFMVLLILFFIFTYLRVPETKGRTFDDIAQGFAARPAHSPVPEAVVVGLSENKEPVPMSPKENVPMVDFPPHKE